In Nitrospinota bacterium, the genomic stretch AGGGCTACGGGCCTCCTTACATTAAGCTAGCCCGAATGGTTAGATATGCCGTAGATGATTTAAAACAATTTATGCAAAGTTACCGTCGCAATAACACAATAGGGGGTGAGCAATGATATCTAACACCACTCCATATCAAGCCGCTGAATCCTATCTAGAACGAGGGTGGTTTCCTATAGATGTAGAATATAAAACGAAAAATCCTGAGGGTGAACACTGGCAAAATCGACGCATTTCAAAAGAAAATATTCATACAAGATTCAATAAAAAAGAACAAAATGTTGGAATCCTCTTGGGGATATCAAACGGTCTAATTGACGTGGACCTGGACTGTCCAGAAGCAGTTGAGCTCGCCCCTTTTTTCTTGCCACCGACCCATTTAAAGGGGGGCAGGGGTGAAAGACCCAATTCTCACTGGTTTTACTGTTGTCCAAATTTTAAAACCATGCAGTTTTCCCATGGGAAGAAAGAAGACGACGACGGAATGATTGTCGAGATCAGAGGCATAACCAGCTCTGGAACTCCTCAACAAACCTTAGTCTATCCCTCCGTTCATCCATCCGGAGACAAATACATTTGGAACGAATCCGGTAATCCAGCTCCAATTGAACAAGAGGTCTTAATCAAAAAAGTAAAACAATTAGCAGCCGCGTCTCTGCTTGCGCGTCACTGGCCCGTTTTGGGGGCACGCAATAACACTGCGATGGCTTTGGCTGGGACCCTTTTAAGAAGCGAATTTAAAGACCAGGAGTGGGTCGTTGATTTTATGGAGAAGGTTGGAAAAGCCGGAGGGGGAAGCCCTATTCCGGGATGCTACAAACAAATTGTCGAGGATACCTCCAGAAAACTGGATGAAGGGCAACAGGTTACAGGCTTTCCAACGTTAAAGAGGTTCATTGGAAGTGATGCTGTCGCAGATAAGTTCCGAGATTGGATGGGTCTAAAAAACACTGGACCTTCTTTCTCTGAGTTAGTGGAGCAAATTGATGACCTTTCTGAGGAGTCTATACCCAGCGATATACAGAATATTATCGACCAGATGGTTTCGACCCAATTGACTCCTATTGAAGAAGAAGACTTATTGCAGAGGATAAAGAGAGCCACAAAGCGCTCGATCAAGGCTTTACGAGATTCTTTAAGGGAAACTTCAAACAGCTGTGACCAATCAGGTGATATCGGAATGGACATTGCCGAACAAACTTTGGTACAGCATTTCGCGGGGGGTGAGCACCTGATACGAGCTGCCGACAAATCTTTCTGGAAATATACTGGGACGCACTGGGAAAGAGCCACCGATGAACAGGTTAAAAAACTCATCCTGGAACTTGTTCAACAAAATGTTGATCCCTCACTCATAAGCTATTCGCACGCTGCTGATCAAGCATTATCACTTTTGAAGGCAAAGCAAGCCAAAGAAGGCGATCCGTTAAGGTTCACGAAAGAACCTAAGCCGATAATAAATGTTATTAACGGAGAGTTATCGGTTGATGGAAATGGAAATGTAGAGTTGCGTGAACATCGTGCAGATTCATTTTTAACTTATTGCTTGGACGTAAAATACGACCCAGATGCAACTTGTCCGATTTATGACGAAGCCTTACTTGGTATTTTTTCAAACGCTAAAAGCGATTCAGAGGAATCAAGAGCTATTCCCGTTGAAATGTCACGTCATTGGAATGAATTCATGGGTTATGCCATTCAACCTCATCGCGATATTCCTTCTTTTTGGTTATTAAGGGGAGGCGGAGATAATGGGAAAACTATGTTAATCAAGGTACTAATCGAGCTCATGGGAAGTTCATCGGTTTATTCTGGTCGAATCAACGAGTTGGAGAGGAACCCATATGGGACAGGAGAACTGGCCGGGAAACTGATATTTTATGACGATGATGTTAGAACTGGTACCCGGCTCCCTGATGGTATCCTCAAGCAAATGAGCGAATCAAAACTGATGTCAGGGCAACTCAAATTTATTAATTCGTTTGAATTTGTTTGTGTCGCTCTTCCAGTTTTATTATGCAATAACTTTCCTTCTGTAGCTGACTTAAGTTACGGTTTTCGAAGGCGGGCACATGTAATCCCCTTCGACAGAATTTTCAGGAATGGGGTCGATAAAGACCCAACTCTGTTTTCTCGAATTAAGAAAGATGAAATGAGTGGGATTTTAAACCGGTCCTTGGAGGGGTTGAAACGAGTCCGAGAGCGAGGAGAATTTTTAGAGCCTTCTCCCTGTCTCAGGGAAAAATACATATTTTTAGCTCACGCAAACCCCTTGGAAAACTTTATACAAACCGAGTGCTGGCAGAATAAAGAAGACAAAACCTGCAAACAGGATATTAAAGGCTTCTTTGAAGCTTTTGAGACTTGGTGCAATGATAATCGAATTAAAAAATATCCCACACGCATTCTAGTGTCCCGTGCGGTTAGTCATTTAGTTTAATTAGAGGATGCTTTATAATGGTTTTATGTCACGAACCATTGCAGAGTTTACAACGTCGAACAAAGAAAAAAGTTTACTGAGAGCTCTTCTCCGAAGGCAACGGCTTCCTCAAAACCTTGTTTTTCGCGCCCGCATAATCCTCATCAAGGGCAAAAAAAAACAAGAAATTAACTAAGCCCATTAACCGCACGGGACAGTAGTTGGGAACAATTTGGAAAATTTGGGATATCGAATAACTCACCCAGGAAATCTTGCGACGGTTCATGGGTTGCAAGCTAAAAAGGGTATTTCAGATACCCCTTTGTAGGGACATCCCTTTTAATTTGTTGACGGACACTCTATTGGATTTATTGTTACTTGTAGATTTATCCTTGGATTTTACTAAGGCAAAAAATAGGTTAGTTTGGTTAGTACTTTTCACGTACTAAAGTTTCTAT encodes the following:
- a CDS encoding helix-turn-helix domain-containing protein, with amino-acid sequence MFSEKKNSEYLTTPQAAAYLNVSKQWLDISRHKGYGPPYIKLARMVRYAVDDLKQFMQSYRRNNTIGGEQ
- a CDS encoding bifunctional DNA primase/polymerase, which gives rise to MISNTTPYQAAESYLERGWFPIDVEYKTKNPEGEHWQNRRISKENIHTRFNKKEQNVGILLGISNGLIDVDLDCPEAVELAPFFLPPTHLKGGRGERPNSHWFYCCPNFKTMQFSHGKKEDDDGMIVEIRGITSSGTPQQTLVYPSVHPSGDKYIWNESGNPAPIEQEVLIKKVKQLAAASLLARHWPVLGARNNTAMALAGTLLRSEFKDQEWVVDFMEKVGKAGGGSPIPGCYKQIVEDTSRKLDEGQQVTGFPTLKRFIGSDAVADKFRDWMGLKNTGPSFSELVEQIDDLSEESIPSDIQNIIDQMVSTQLTPIEEEDLLQRIKRATKRSIKALRDSLRETSNSCDQSGDIGMDIAEQTLVQHFAGGEHLIRAADKSFWKYTGTHWERATDEQVKKLILELVQQNVDPSLISYSHAADQALSLLKAKQAKEGDPLRFTKEPKPIINVINGELSVDGNGNVELREHRADSFLTYCLDVKYDPDATCPIYDEALLGIFSNAKSDSEESRAIPVEMSRHWNEFMGYAIQPHRDIPSFWLLRGGGDNGKTMLIKVLIELMGSSSVYSGRINELERNPYGTGELAGKLIFYDDDVRTGTRLPDGILKQMSESKLMSGQLKFINSFEFVCVALPVLLCNNFPSVADLSYGFRRRAHVIPFDRIFRNGVDKDPTLFSRIKKDEMSGILNRSLEGLKRVRERGEFLEPSPCLREKYIFLAHANPLENFIQTECWQNKEDKTCKQDIKGFFEAFETWCNDNRIKKYPTRILVSRAVSHLV